Genomic segment of Pseudomonas sp. DY-1:
CTCGACGCCCTCGACATCCAGGAAGGCCTGGACGACCTCGAAGGCTCCGCCGCGCGCGTGCAGGTTGGCGACAAGCAGATGATCAACGCCCGCGCCGACCTCAACCAGCTCGTACCCTTCAAGTACGACTGGGCCTGGCAGAAGTATCTGGATGGTTGCGCCAACCACTGGATGCCGCAGGAAGTGAACATGAACGCCGACATTGCCCTGTGGAAGAGCAAGGACGGCCTCAGCGAAGACGAGCGCCGCATCGTGATGCGCAACCTCGGCTTCTTCTCCACCGCCGACTCCCTGGTTGCCAACAACCTGGTGCTGGCCGTGTACCGCCTGATCACCAACCCCGAGTGCCGCCAGTACATCCTGCGCCAGGCGTTCGAAGAGGCGATCCACACCCACGCCTACCAGTACTGCATCGAGTCGCTGGGCATGGATGAAGGCGAGATCTTCAACATGTACCACGAGATTCCGAGCGTCGCGAAAAAGGCGTCCTGGGGCCTCAAGTACACCCGCTCGATCTCCGACCCCGAGTTCAAGACCGGCACCCCAGAGACCGACCGCCAGTTCCTGCGCAACCTGATCGCTTACTACTGCGTACTGGAAGGCATCTTCTTCTACTGCGGCTTCACCCAGATCCTCTCCATGGGCCGCCGCAACAAGATGACCGGCACCGCCGAGCAGTTCCAGTACATCCTGCGTGACGAGTCCATGCACCTGAACTTCGGCATCGACGTGATCAACCAGATCAAGATCGAGAACCCGCATCTGTGGGATGCCCAGATGAAGGACGAAGCCACCCAGATGATCCTGCAGGGCACCCAGCTGGAAATCGAATACGCTCGCGACACCATGCCGCGCGGCGTACTGGGCATGAACGCCGCGATGATGGAGGACTACCTCAAATTCATCGCCAACCGCCGCCTGACCCAGATCGGCCTGAAAGAGGAATACCCGGGCGCGACCAACCCGTTCCCATGGATGTCCGAAATCATGGACCTGAAGAAAGAGAAGAACTTCTTCGAGACGCGCGTCATCGAGTACCAGACCGGCGGCGCGCTGAGCTGGGATTGAATCCGGGTCACGTAGTTTTTCAACAAACACTGAAACTTTTTCACTGAATGTTGAAACGGATGCACCGAGAAGGTGCACAGTCGATGCCCTGGGGAGGGTAGCGGCGCCGGCCATCCCAGGATGGCCTCGTTGTACGGTCAAGACCATTAACCCCAAAGGAACTGGGGTCGAAGGAGTACGAGAAAGGGCCGGTGGGTAATGCTCACCGGCCCTTTTTCATTGGTGAGTAGCTCCGACTTCGGCCGACAGCAGCCAGCCACCAAGGCAGTAGTCCTCCCCATAGCGGACGGTCGCACTCGGCCAATAGCTGCCTTCCAGGGCTGCAATATCTTGGGTCACCCACGAGCGGTATCGATAACACCGCGCGCCAAGTTCTGACCTGACGGCGATCAGACATTCCTCGCGGAGCCTGATCGTCATCAACGGCGCAGCAAGCGCTGATGATCACTTCGAAGGACGTGCGGTGCAGTGAAGAACACTGACCGGAACATGCGGGCTTGGAGGCTACTGCTTCTGCTCCATGGCCTGGCTAATCTTGCTGAACGCCACCACCAGCAAACCGATCAACGCTTGCGGCCCAGCGCGCTGAGGCAGGGAAAACCCTTCGGCGACATGCCACACATTTCAGCTATGAATGTGGCCCCACCCAAGTGAATGGCTGCCGGCGACTCAAACCGTCGGCACCGTGCCGCCATCAATCACGAACTCGCTGCCTGTGATCGACGCCGAGCGCGGCGAAGCCAGGAAGGCAATCAGTTCGGCCACCTCGAGTGGCTTGGCCGGTCGGCCCAGAGGTATGCCGCCCAATGCGTCCATGACAATCTGCTTACCCCCTTCATAGTCAGTGCCCGCGTTCTGCGCCAGGCGCTCGGCCAAGGCCACCGATGCTTCGGTTTCGACCCAGCCAGGCGACACCCGAACCACCCGTACGCCTTGTGGCGACACTTCTTTGGACAGGCTTTTGCTGTAGGTGGAAAGTGCCGCCTTGGCCGCCGCATAGGCCGTGGTCGCTTCGGGCAACGGCAGGCGGCTCTGGATGGACGTCACGTGGATGATCACGCCGGCTTTGCGCTGCAGCATGTCCGGCAGCAGCGCACGATCCAGGCGCACGGCCGGAAGCAGATTCAGGCTCAGTTCGTTCTGCCACTCATCCTCGCCCAATGCGGCAAACCCGCCGCCGGGAGCGGTGGAGCCGCCCAGCACGTGCACGATGATATCCACGCCACCCAGGCGCTCCCGGACAGCCGCCGCCAACGCCTCACAACCTTGCGCGGTTGTCAGGTCCGCGGCGAAAAACACCGCCTGCGGCGTGTCCTCGGTGGCTTGCCGTGCCGAGGTCAGCACCTGGGCACCCTCTTCCAGCAACAGTTTTACAACAGCGCTGCCAACGCCTTTGGTGCCACCGGTAACCAGAATTCGTTTGCCGCTCAGATCAAGGTTCATGGCCTGTCTCCTCTCGCTTGGGTTGTTGGATTGAACGAGAGCAATGTTGGCGCGCCATAAATTGTTTGCTCAACTGGGACAACGGTTAACGAGTAATCCCAAAATTCAGGACAATCCCATGTCGGACCCGCGCGTCAGCCTCAACGAACTGGAAGCGGTCATGGCCGTTGCACGCCGGGCGTCGTTTCGCCAGGCGGCCATCGACCTCGGAATTTCAACCACGGCATTGAGCCACACCATCGCCAAGCTGGAAGCGAGCCTGGAAACGCGCTTTTTCAATCGCACCACACGCAGCGTGTCGCTGACCGAAGCGGGCGAGATGTTCATCGAACAGGTGGGGCCGGCCTTGCGGGATGTGCGTGCCGGGCTGGACGCGGTGCGCTCGCACAACGCCGGGCCGTCGGGTGTGCTGCGTATCAATGCGTTCGCCAGCGCCGCCCGCGCTGCGCTGCTGCCACTGGTGCTGGAGTTCTTGCGACGCTATCCACAGGTACACGTCGACCTGGTCACAGAGGGGCGCCTGGTCGACATCGTTGCCGATGGGTTTGACCTCGGCGTGCGGGCGACGAATCTGGTGCCCAGCGACATGATCGTCATCGCCTTGGGTCAACCGCAACGCTACGCGGTGGTGGGCACACCCGCCTACTTTGCCGCCCATGGCCGGCCGCTCACCCCAACAGACCTGCTCCAGCATCCGTGCTTGCGTATCCGTTTACCCAACGGGGCGATTTTCCCGTGGCAGTTCGAGCGCGATGGCGAGGTTATCCGCCTGGATGTGCGCGG
This window contains:
- a CDS encoding ribonucleotide-diphosphate reductase subunit beta, translating into MLSWDEFDKEDPTEAKAAPAVAQAAAKNIDKLDDEAAGSVEDARAVSADDSDAVARAKKALDALDIQEGLDDLEGSAARVQVGDKQMINARADLNQLVPFKYDWAWQKYLDGCANHWMPQEVNMNADIALWKSKDGLSEDERRIVMRNLGFFSTADSLVANNLVLAVYRLITNPECRQYILRQAFEEAIHTHAYQYCIESLGMDEGEIFNMYHEIPSVAKKASWGLKYTRSISDPEFKTGTPETDRQFLRNLIAYYCVLEGIFFYCGFTQILSMGRRNKMTGTAEQFQYILRDESMHLNFGIDVINQIKIENPHLWDAQMKDEATQMILQGTQLEIEYARDTMPRGVLGMNAAMMEDYLKFIANRRLTQIGLKEEYPGATNPFPWMSEIMDLKKEKNFFETRVIEYQTGGALSWD
- a CDS encoding SDR family oxidoreductase — translated: MNLDLSGKRILVTGGTKGVGSAVVKLLLEEGAQVLTSARQATEDTPQAVFFAADLTTAQGCEALAAAVRERLGGVDIIVHVLGGSTAPGGGFAALGEDEWQNELSLNLLPAVRLDRALLPDMLQRKAGVIIHVTSIQSRLPLPEATTAYAAAKAALSTYSKSLSKEVSPQGVRVVRVSPGWVETEASVALAERLAQNAGTDYEGGKQIVMDALGGIPLGRPAKPLEVAELIAFLASPRSASITGSEFVIDGGTVPTV
- a CDS encoding LysR family transcriptional regulator, producing the protein MSDPRVSLNELEAVMAVARRASFRQAAIDLGISTTALSHTIAKLEASLETRFFNRTTRSVSLTEAGEMFIEQVGPALRDVRAGLDAVRSHNAGPSGVLRINAFASAARAALLPLVLEFLRRYPQVHVDLVTEGRLVDIVADGFDLGVRATNLVPSDMIVIALGQPQRYAVVGTPAYFAAHGRPLTPTDLLQHPCLRIRLPNGAIFPWQFERDGEVIRLDVRGPLTLDEPGVAKAVVQAGIGLGFFMEQDVMEEIETGQFERVLQAWTPPRDALCLYYANRRNPSAALKAFIALARAGV